Proteins encoded in a region of the Aliivibrio fischeri ATCC 7744 = JCM 18803 = DSM 507 genome:
- a CDS encoding YeiH family protein: MTFNKQHLLHYSPFYIAALLTLTPWISSPTALVMGFALASFGFVPTNFALGKVTKKLLAYSIVGLGFGIQLNEAIEATSNGIGIILATITGTLILGWLLAKQMKLDKVTGHLIASGTAICGGSAIAAVAPAINADEESTGLALATVFVLNSIALFIFPVIGHALELSQHTFGTWAAIAIHDTSSVVGAASAYGEEALKTATTLKLARALWIVPVALISALLFRSNSKKITIPYFIVFYCLAILISDNLPQFDLIYHGIFDVSKKLLVLCLFFIGCGISIEKIKAAGAKPLIFGVALWVIISTTSLFYIMNYA, from the coding sequence ATGACTTTTAATAAACAACACTTATTACACTACTCTCCTTTTTATATCGCAGCACTACTTACTCTTACGCCATGGATTAGCTCTCCTACCGCGTTAGTTATGGGCTTTGCTCTTGCCAGTTTCGGATTCGTTCCAACCAATTTTGCTCTTGGCAAAGTCACAAAAAAACTATTGGCTTACTCTATCGTTGGGCTCGGGTTTGGCATTCAACTTAATGAAGCGATTGAAGCAACATCAAATGGCATCGGTATTATTTTAGCCACTATTACAGGTACTCTAATTTTAGGTTGGCTGTTAGCAAAACAGATGAAATTAGATAAAGTCACAGGACACCTAATTGCTTCAGGCACAGCGATTTGTGGCGGAAGTGCGATTGCCGCTGTCGCTCCAGCAATTAATGCAGATGAAGAGTCTACAGGGCTTGCTCTTGCTACGGTATTTGTTCTTAATTCTATTGCACTCTTCATCTTTCCTGTCATTGGTCATGCTTTAGAGTTAAGCCAGCATACCTTCGGAACATGGGCGGCAATCGCTATTCATGACACCTCTTCTGTTGTAGGAGCGGCGTCTGCTTATGGCGAAGAAGCACTTAAAACAGCCACCACATTAAAATTGGCTCGTGCTTTATGGATTGTACCTGTTGCTCTAATCAGTGCATTATTATTTAGAAGCAATAGCAAGAAGATCACTATTCCTTATTTCATTGTTTTTTATTGTTTAGCCATACTGATAAGCGATAACCTGCCGCAATTTGATTTAATTTATCATGGTATTTTTGATGTATCGAAAAAACTGTTGGTTTTATGTTTATTCTTTATTGGATGTGGCATATCAATCGAAAAAATTAAAGCTGCTGGCGCAAAACCACTTATTTTTGGTGTGGCACTTTGGGTGATAATTTCAACCACCTCATTGTTTTATATTATGAATTACGCTTAA